In a single window of the Antennarius striatus isolate MH-2024 chromosome 3, ASM4005453v1, whole genome shotgun sequence genome:
- the LOC137592567 gene encoding indoleamine 2,3-dioxygenase 2-like: MAAPESDSKFISSLDPYHVSEEFGFILPDPLDKLPAYYQPWMDIALRFPELIDSHDLRSHVNKMPLLSSRFLKNHHELRLAHLVLCIMTAGYIWQEGEDDPVEMLPCNLAIPFWEVSQCLGLPPIVTYTDGVLTNWRKKNPEGPLTIENLEQLFKFPGGDSARGFFTVSLLVELVAAPALQNIPTVINGVRSGDTEAVIRGLEVISQSIQDMTDRLNLMHAHVEPSVFYGTLRVVLSGWRDNPCMPNGLIYEGVQTEPMYYSGGNAAESSLLHCFDELLGVKHEGHGGAFLTRMRSYMLPPHRKLIEDISLQPSLKTFVQQQANEELNQAFTQCVTKLLTFRNQHINIASRFVIIPASRAKRTPAHNKGQLISKTPVQSKELGTGGSNFMTFLKTVRNETKQTALPITSEKMN; encoded by the exons ATGGCTGCTCCTGAATCAGACTCCAAATTTATTTCCTCTCTGGACCCCTACCATGTCTCAGAAGAGTTTGGTTTCATCCTCCCTGATCCTCTG GACAAGCTTCCAGCTTATTACCAGCCATGGATGGACATTGCCCTACGCTTTCCAGAGCTTATAGACTCCCATGACTTGCGTTCACATGTCAACAAG ATGCCGCTGCTGAGCAGCAGGTTTCTGAAGAACCACCATGAGTTACGGCTGGCTCACCTGGTTCTCTGCATCATGACTGCAGGCTACATCTGGCAGGAGGGAGAGGATGATCCAGTAGag ATGCTGCCATGTAACCTGGCCATCCCCTTCTGGGAGGTATCTCAGTGCTTAGGACTTCCACCGATCGTTACTTATACAGATGGTGTTCTAACAAACTGGAGAAAGAAGAATCCAGAGGG GCCTCTGACCATAGA GAACTTGGAGCAGTTGTTTAAGTTCCCAGGTGGAGACAGTGCCAGAGGTTTCTTCACTGTTTCCCTGCTGGTAGAGCTGGTTGCAGCCCCTGCACTGCAG AACATCCCCACAGTGATCAATGGTGTAAGGTCTGGAGACACTGAGGCTGTGATCAGAGGCCTGGAAGTCATCAGCCAGTCAATCCAGGACATGACAGACAGACTCAATCTAATGCATG caCACGTGGAACCTTCAGTCTTCTATGGAACTTTGAGGGTCGTCCTGTCTGG GTGGAGGGACAACCCCTGTATGCCAAACGGTCTTATTTATGAAGGTGTCCAGACAGAACCAATGTACTATTCAGGTGGGAATGCAGCAGAGAGCAGTTTACTGCACTGCTTTGATGAACTTCTGGGAGTCAAACATGAAGGACATGGTG GGGCTTTTCTAACCAGAATGAGGAGCTACATGCTACCACCACACAGGAAACTTATTGAAGACATCTCCCTGCAACCCTCCCTGAAGACATTTGTCCAGCAGCAGGCCAACGAGGAGCTAAACCAGGCCTTTACCCAATGTGTCACAAAGCTGTTGACATTTCGCAACCAGCATATTAACATAGCCAGTCGTTTTGTCATTATACCTGCTTCTCGTGCTAAACGAACTCCTGCCCATAACAAGGGGCAGTTAATTTCTAAAACACCCGTACAATCGAAAGAGTTGGGCACCGGAGGCTCCAACTTCATGACCTTCCTGAAGACGGTTcggaatgaaacaaaacaaaccgcACTGCCTATAACCagtgaaaaaatgaattaa
- the LOC137592645 gene encoding indoleamine 2,3-dioxygenase 2-like — MAGPESDSKFIFSLDPYHVSEEFGFILPDPLDKLPAYYQPWMDIALRFQELIDSHELRSHVNKMPLLSSKFLKNHHELRLAHLVLCIMTAGYVWQEGEDDPIEMLPCNLAIPFCEVSQRLGLPPILTHADVVLTNWRKKNPEGPLTIENLEQLFKFPGGDSARGFFIVTLLVELAAAPALQNIPTVINGARSGDTKAVIRGLEVISQSIQDMTDRLNLMHAHVEPSVFYGTLRVLLSGWRDNPCMPNGLVYEGVQTEPMYYSGGSAAQSTMMQCFDELLGVKHEGHGGAFLTRMRSYMPPPHRKLIEDISLRSSLKTFVQQQVNEELNQAFTQCVTKLLTFRNHHINVASRFIVIPASCAKRTVAQKKGQLLSKTPEQSNELGTGGSNFMTFLKTVRNETKQTALPITSEKMN, encoded by the exons ATGGCTGGTCCTGAATCAGACTCcaaatttattttctctctggACCCCTACCATGTCTCGGAAGAGTTTGGTTTCATCCTCCCTGATCCTCTG GACAAGCTTCCAGCTTATTACCAGCCATGGATGGACATTGCCCTACGCTTTCAAGAGCTTATTGACTCTCATGAGCTGCGTTCACATGTCAACAAG ATGCCGCTGCTGAGCAGCAAGTTTCTGAAGAACCACCATGAGTTACGGCTGGCTCACCTGGTTCTCTGCATCATGACTGCAGGCTACGTCTGGCAGGAGGGAGAGGATGATCCAATAGAg ATGCTGCCATGTAACCTGGCCATCCCCTTCTGCGAGGTATCTCAGCGCTTGGGACTTCCACCGATCCTTACCCATGCAGATGTAGTTCTAACAAACTGGAGAAAGAAGAATCCAGAGGG GCCTCTAACTATAGA GAACTTGGAGCAGTTGTTTAAGTTCCCAGGTGGAGACAGTGCCAGAGGTTTCTTCATTGTTACCCTGCTGGTAGAGCTGGCTGCAGCCCCTGCATTGCAG AACATTCCCACTGTGATCAATGGTGCCAGGTCTGGAGACACCAAGGCTGTGATCAGAGGCCTCGAAGTCATCAGCCAGTCAATCCAGGACATGACAGATAGACTCAATCTAATGCATG caCACGTGGAACCTTCAGTCTTCTATGGAACTTTGAGGGTCCTCCTGTCTGG GTGGAGGGACAACCCCTGTATGCCAAACGGTCTTGTTTATGAAGGTGTCCAGACAGAACCAATGTACTATTCAGGTGGGAGTGCAGCACAGAGCACTATGATGCAATGTTTTGATGAACTTCTGGGAGTCAAACATGAAGGACATGGTG GTGCTTTTCTAACCAGAATGAGGAGCTACATGCCACCACCACACAGGAAACTTATTGAAGACATCTCCCTGCGATCCTCCCTGAAGACATTTGTCCAGCAGCAGGTCAACGAGGAGCTAAACCAGGCCTTTACCCAGTGTGTTACAAAACTGTTGACATTTCGTAACCATCATATTAACGTAGCTAGTCGTTTTATTGTTATTCCTGCTTCATGTGCTAAACGAACTGTCGCCCAAAAAAAGGGACAGCTCCTTTCCAAAACACCTGAACAATCAAATGAGTTGGGCACCGGAGGCTCCAATTTCATGACCTTCCTGAAGACGGTTCGGAATGAAACTAAACAAACCGCACTGCCTATAACCagtgaaaaaatgaattaa
- the LOC137592729 gene encoding indoleamine 2,3-dioxygenase 2-like, which yields MAALESDSRCFFSLDPYHVSEEFGFILPDPLDKLPAYYQPWMDIALRFPELIDSHELRSHVNKMPLLSSRFLKNHHELRLAHLALCVMTAGYVWQEGEDDPVEMLPCNLAIPFWEVSQCLGLPAIITYTDGILTNWRKKNPEGPLTIENLEQLFKFPGGDSARGFFTVSLLVELVAAPALQNIPTVINGVRSGDTEAVIRGLEVISQSIQDMTDRLNLMHAHVEPSVFYGTLRVVLSGWRDNPCMPNGLIYEGVQTEPMYYSGGNAAESSLLHCFDELLGVKHEGHGGAFLTRMRSYMLPPHRKLIEDISLQPSLKTFVQQQANEELNQAFTQCVTKLLTFRNQHINIASRFVIIPASRAKQTPAHNKGQLISKTSLKPKGLGSGSNFMTFLKTVRNETKQTALPITSEKMN from the exons ATGGCTGCTCTTGAATCAGACTCCAGATGCTTTTTTTCTCTGGACCCCTACCATGTCTCGGAGGAGTTTGGCTTCATCCTCCCTGATCCTCTG GACAAGCTTCCAGCTTATTACCAGCCATGGATGGACATTGCCCTACGCTTCCCAGAGCTTATTGACTCTCATGAGTTGCGTTCACATGTAAACAAG ATGCCGCTGCTGAGCAGCAGGTTTCTGAAGAACCACCATGAGTTACGGCTGGCTCACCTGGCTCTCTGCGTCATGACTGCAGGCTACGTCTGGCAGGAGGGAGAGGATGATCCAGTAGAG ATGCTGCCATGTAACCTGGCCATCCCCTTCTGGGAGGTATCTCAGTGCTTAGGACTTCCAGCGATCATTACTTATACAGATGGTATTCTAACAAACTGGAGAAAGAAGAATCCAGAGGG GCCTCTGACCATAGA GAACTTGGAGCAGTTGTTTAAGTTCCCAGGTGGAGACAGTGCCAGAGGTTTCTTCACTGTTTCCCTGCTGGTAGAGCTGGTTGCAGCCCCTGCACTGCAG AATATCCCCACAGTGATCAATGGTGTAAGGTCTGGAGACACTGAGGCTGTGATCAGAGGCCTGGAAGTCATCAGCCAGTCAATCCAGGACATGACAGATAGACTCAATCTAATGCATG cacACGTGGAACCTTCAGTCTTCTATGGAACTTTGAGGGTCGTCCTGTCTGG GTGGAGGGACAACCCCTGTATGCCAAACGGTCTTATTTATGAAGGTGTCCAGACAGAACCAATGTACTATTCAGGTGGGAATGCAGCAGAGAGCAGTTTACTGCACTGCTTTGATGAACTTCTGGGAGTCAAACATGAAGGACATGGTG GTGCTTTTCTGACCAGAATGAGGAGCTACATGCTACCACCACACAGGAAACTTATTGAAGACATCTCCCTGCAACCCTCCCTGAAGACATTTGTCCAGCAGCAGGCCAACGAGGAGCTAAACCAGGCCTTTACCCAGTGTGTCACAAAGCTGTTGACATTTCGCAACCAGCATATTAACATAGCCAGTCGTTTTGTCATTATACCTGCATCTCGTGCTAAACAAACTCCTGCCCATAACAAGGGGCAGTTAATTTCCAAAACATCCCTGAAACCGAAAGGGTTGGGCTCCGGCTCCAACTTCATGACCTTCCTGAAGACGGTTCgcaatgaaacaaaacaaaccgcACTGCCTATAACAagtgaaaaaatgaattaa